A single window of Nitrospinota bacterium DNA harbors:
- the tpiA gene encoding triose-phosphate isomerase, giving the protein MRRPVIAGNWKMNMLQSEAEDFVKKLIECGGFPQGVDVIIAPPYTALGVVRKLITNSSIQLAGQNIYFEPKGAWTGEISAAMLKDAGCQFVILGHSERRHYFHEDDALINQKIKAALENELQVIFCVGETLEQRERAQTQEVVEFQLKIGLQGLDATDLKNLVIAYEPVWAIGTGRTATPDQAQEVHCFARKFIGKEFGEATSDKIRIQYGGSVNSENSKLLLRQKDIDGVLVGSASLNIESFTAIINFAN; this is encoded by the coding sequence ATGAGGAGACCTGTCATCGCCGGGAATTGGAAAATGAACATGCTCCAATCCGAAGCCGAGGATTTCGTCAAAAAACTGATAGAATGCGGAGGTTTTCCTCAAGGAGTTGATGTTATTATAGCACCACCTTATACTGCCTTGGGTGTCGTACGAAAGCTGATAACAAATTCATCAATACAACTTGCGGGTCAGAATATTTATTTTGAACCCAAGGGCGCCTGGACCGGGGAGATTTCCGCGGCAATGCTAAAAGATGCGGGATGCCAGTTTGTCATCCTTGGGCATTCCGAGCGCAGGCATTATTTTCACGAGGATGACGCTTTGATAAATCAAAAAATCAAAGCCGCTCTGGAAAATGAATTGCAGGTTATTTTTTGTGTAGGAGAAACTCTGGAGCAAAGGGAGCGGGCTCAAACTCAGGAGGTTGTGGAGTTTCAGCTGAAAATAGGTTTGCAGGGGTTGGACGCTACCGATCTGAAAAATCTTGTGATCGCTTATGAGCCGGTATGGGCTATTGGCACTGGTAGAACGGCGACTCCCGATCAGGCTCAAGAAGTTCATTGCTTTGCCAGAAAATTTATTGGAAAAGAATTTGGGGAAGCGACATCCGATAAAATAAGAATTCAATACGGCGGAAGCGTTAACTCTGAAAACAGCAAACTTTTGTTGCGGCAAAAGGATATTGACGGGGTCTTGGTAGGTTCTGCAAGCCTGAATATTGAATCGTTTACCGCTATTATCAATTTCGCCAATTAA
- a CDS encoding GGDEF domain-containing protein — MDMFRKNTKPEKKVPVENSATKEFNERISRLLMVCIEGICKLIPKKDALCENLESLGTVVKKVTRPKPVSGLAKDIEDFFSRQHLEVSFLETKNDTVKQIVLDLTGAIQEITSTTIDFDQKMELSIEEIQAAGNIDDILALKDGIIAEIKKVRISSQSIKKELNEYRRTTQSLSSKLEQTEAKALVDALTNVLNRNAYNMKISQMIREFSRVNEPFCLLVIDIDHFKKFNDQYGHKAGDRVLRSVAASVQESLRASDLVFRYGGEEFVVILGGADLGNAAKLAEKVRQGVEKDYYIDKEKNMKVTVSLGVACVQPEDTELSLFERADKALYVAKRKGRNQVEIAE; from the coding sequence ATGGACATGTTCAGGAAAAATACGAAACCTGAAAAGAAAGTACCCGTGGAAAATTCCGCAACTAAGGAATTCAATGAGCGAATCTCCCGACTGCTCATGGTTTGTATCGAAGGAATTTGCAAACTGATCCCCAAAAAAGATGCTCTCTGTGAGAATTTGGAGAGTCTGGGGACGGTCGTTAAAAAAGTGACTCGCCCCAAACCCGTTTCCGGTCTCGCAAAAGATATTGAAGATTTTTTCTCTCGCCAGCATTTGGAAGTCAGTTTCCTGGAAACAAAAAACGATACGGTCAAACAGATTGTTCTTGATCTCACCGGCGCTATCCAGGAAATTACATCAACTACCATAGATTTTGATCAGAAAATGGAGTTGAGTATTGAAGAAATTCAGGCCGCAGGGAATATTGATGATATTTTGGCGCTTAAAGATGGGATCATCGCGGAAATTAAAAAAGTAAGAATCAGCTCCCAGTCCATTAAAAAGGAATTGAACGAATACCGAAGGACCACTCAATCTCTATCATCCAAACTAGAGCAAACGGAAGCCAAAGCGCTCGTGGATGCTCTCACCAACGTGCTGAATAGAAATGCCTATAACATGAAAATCAGCCAAATGATTCGTGAGTTCTCCAGAGTGAATGAACCTTTTTGCTTGTTGGTGATCGATATCGACCATTTTAAAAAATTTAATGATCAATATGGGCATAAGGCAGGTGATCGGGTTTTGAGATCCGTTGCCGCATCCGTTCAAGAGAGTCTTAGAGCTTCAGATTTGGTGTTTAGGTATGGAGGAGAGGAGTTTGTTGTCATTTTAGGCGGAGCCGACCTGGGAAATGCCGCAAAATTGGCAGAAAAGGTTCGTCAGGGAGTTGAGAAAGATTATTACATTGATAAAGAAAAAAATATGAAAGTCACGGTGAGCCTTGGTGTTGCTTGTGTCCAGCCAGAGGACACAGAACTCTCCTTGTTTGAAAGAGCAGATAAAGCTCTGTATGTGGCCAAGCGGAAGGGGAGGAATCAAGTGGAAATTGCAGAGTGA
- the gap gene encoding type I glyceraldehyde-3-phosphate dehydrogenase, with protein sequence MSIKVAINGFGRIGRNVHRCILNDKGCDDIEVIAINDLTDANTLGHLFKHDSVQGLNKAEVAVEGNNLIVNGKSVQIFSERDPEKLPWKSLGVDIVIESTGFFTNRAGAGKHIKAGAKKVIISAPATDPDVTLVLGVNEQEYNKDKHQIVSNASCTTNCLAPVVRVLHEKLGIKRGLMTTIHSYTNDQSILDLPHKDLRRARAANLSMIPTTTGAARAVSLVLPELKGKLDGMAIRVPTPNVSLVDLVIEAEKDTTAEEVNQLFRDESAHRLNNILRVEDSPLVSVDFNGDSSSSIVDSLSTKVLDKRMVKVLAWYDNEWGYSSRVKDLIKFIINKGL encoded by the coding sequence ATGTCGATTAAGGTTGCTATTAACGGATTCGGGAGAATCGGCAGAAATGTTCACCGATGTATCCTTAATGATAAAGGATGCGATGATATTGAAGTCATTGCCATCAATGACTTGACAGACGCTAACACCCTTGGCCATTTGTTCAAGCATGATTCCGTCCAGGGCTTAAACAAAGCCGAAGTGGCAGTCGAGGGAAATAATTTAATTGTTAATGGTAAATCAGTCCAGATTTTTTCCGAGCGCGATCCGGAGAAGCTTCCCTGGAAAAGCCTGGGGGTGGATATTGTCATAGAATCCACGGGATTTTTTACCAACCGCGCCGGCGCTGGAAAGCATATTAAAGCCGGCGCCAAAAAGGTGATCATCTCCGCTCCTGCAACCGATCCGGATGTGACTCTTGTGTTGGGCGTGAATGAACAGGAATATAATAAGGACAAGCACCAGATTGTTTCCAATGCATCGTGTACAACCAACTGTCTGGCCCCGGTGGTCAGAGTTCTGCATGAGAAATTGGGAATTAAAAGGGGCTTGATGACGACCATTCATTCTTATACCAATGACCAGAGTATTCTGGATTTACCGCACAAGGACCTGCGCAGGGCACGGGCTGCAAATCTGTCGATGATTCCGACGACCACCGGCGCGGCACGTGCGGTATCTTTAGTTTTGCCGGAACTTAAAGGCAAGCTGGATGGAATGGCTATTCGTGTTCCGACACCCAATGTGTCACTGGTGGACCTGGTTATCGAGGCGGAAAAGGACACCACTGCGGAAGAAGTAAATCAACTCTTCAGGGATGAGAGCGCCCACCGTTTAAATAATATCCTGCGTGTGGAGGACAGCCCTCTGGTTTCCGTCGATTTCAACGGTGATAGCTCATCATCTATTGTAGATAGTCTTTCTACAAAAGTTCTTGATAAAAGGATGGTCAAGGTTCTGGCTTGGTATGATAATGAATGGGGTTATTCCTCGCGAGTTAAGGATTTGATTAAATTTATTATCAATAAAGGGTTATAG
- the secG gene encoding preprotein translocase subunit SecG, protein MQTVITVFHVIGALILIVAILLQAGKGAAMGAGLGGGSSQTMFGSGGAGNFLTKLTTGVAILFMVTSLTLAILSTKKDSRSIMQGIEQPVKSQEAPVEPLPSK, encoded by the coding sequence ATGCAGACAGTCATTACTGTTTTTCATGTTATTGGAGCGTTAATTTTAATTGTTGCCATACTTTTGCAGGCTGGAAAAGGGGCGGCTATGGGGGCAGGATTGGGAGGTGGAAGTAGCCAGACGATGTTTGGTAGTGGTGGCGCTGGAAACTTTTTGACCAAGTTGACTACAGGTGTGGCCATTTTGTTTATGGTGACCTCGTTAACGCTGGCGATACTTTCAACAAAAAAGGATTCTCGATCGATCATGCAAGGTATTGAACAGCCTGTTAAGAGCCAGGAAGCACCTGTTGAGCCTCTTCCCTCCAAATAG